The Mauremys reevesii isolate NIE-2019 linkage group 1, ASM1616193v1, whole genome shotgun sequence genome has a segment encoding these proteins:
- the RPS16 gene encoding 40S ribosomal protein S16, whose translation MPAKGPLQSVQVFGRKKTATAVAHCKRGNGLIKVNGRPLEMIEPRTLQYKLLEPVLLLGKERFAGVDIRVRVKGGGHVAQIYAIRQSISKALVAYYQKYVDEASKKEIKDILIQYDRTLLVADPRRCESKKFGGPGARARYQKSYR comes from the exons ATGCCGGCCAAGGGGCCCCTGCAGAGCGTCCAGGTCTTCGGGCGGAAG AAAACAGCTACTGCTGTTGCTCACTGCAAGAGAGGAAATGGTCTCATTAAAGTGAATGGAAGACCCCTGGAAATGATAGAGCCTAGAACCCTGCAGTACAAA TTGCTTGAACCTGTTCTTCTTCTGGGCAAGGAACGCTTTGCTGGTGTTGACATCAGAGTCCGTGTTAAGGGTGGCGGCCATGTAGCACAAATCTACG CAATCCGTCAATCTATTTCCAAAGCATTGGTGGCTTATTATCAGAAGT ATGTTGATGAAGCTTCCAAGAAGGAAATCAAGGACATCTTAATCCAGTATGATAGGACCTTACTGGTTGCAGATCCTCGTCGTTGCGAGTCCAAGAAGTTTGGTGGACCTGGTGCCCGTGCACGCTACCAGAAGTCTTACCGTTAA